Proteins encoded by one window of Cannabis sativa cultivar Pink pepper isolate KNU-18-1 chromosome 4, ASM2916894v1, whole genome shotgun sequence:
- the LOC115712766 gene encoding glyceraldehyde-3-phosphate dehydrogenase, cytosolic, producing MAPSDKKIKIGINGFGRIGRLVARVALQRDDVELVAVNDPFITTDYMTYMFKYDSVHGPWKHHELKVKDSKTLLFGEKPVTVFGVRNPEEIPWGETGADFVVESTGVFTDKDKAAAHLKGGAKKVIISAPSKDAPMFVVGVNENEYKPEYDIVSNASCTTNCLAPLAKVINDRFGIVEGLMTTVHSITATQKTVDGPSSKDWRGGRAASFNIIPSSTGAAKAVGKVLPALNGKLTGMSFRVPTVDVSVVDLTVRLAKAATYDDIKNAIKEESEGKLKGILGYTEDDVVSTDFIGDSRSSIFDAKAGIALNENFVKLVSWYDNEWGYSSRVVDLIVHIASQC from the exons ATGG CACCATCAGACAAGAAGATCAAGATCGGAATCAACG GTTTCGGAAGAATCGGACGTTTGGTTGCTAGAGTTGCTCTCCAGAGGGACGATGTTGAGCTTGTCGCTGTTAACGATCCATTTATCACCACTGATTACATG acATACATGTTTAAGTACGATTCCGTTCATGGACCATGGAAGCATCATGAGCTTAAGGTCAAGGACTCTAAGACCCTTCTCTTCGGTGAGAAGCCCGTCACTGTTTTCGGTGTCAG GAACCCAGAAGAAATCCCATGGGGCGAGACCGGTGCCGACTTTGTTGTTGAATCAACTGGAGTTTTCACTGACAAGGACAAAGCTGCTGCTCACTTGAAG GGTGGTGCTAAGAAGGTTATCATCTCTGCCCCAAGTAAAGATGCACCCATGTTCGTTGTTGGTGTCAATGAGAACGAATACAAGCCAGAGTACGATATTGTTTCCAATGCTAGTTGCACTACCAATTGCCTTGCCCCATTGGCCAAG GTTATCAACGACAGGTTTGGAATTGTTGAGGGTTTGATGACCACCGTCCACTCCATCACTG CTACCCAGAAAACTGTTGATGGACCATCAAGCAAGGACTGGAGAGGCGGAAGAGCCGCTTCCTTCAACATCATTCCCAGCAGCACTGGAGCTGCTAAG GCTGTTGGAAAGGTGCTCCCAGCTCTTAATGGTAAATTGACCGGTATGTCTTTCCGTGTTCCTACCGTCGATGTCTCAGTTGTTGACCTCACCGTCAGGCTTGCAAAGGCTGCAACCTACGACGACATCAAAAATGCCATCAA GGAGGAGTCTGAGGGCAAATTGAAGGGTATCTTGGGATACACCGAAGATGATGTTGTCTCTACCGACTTCATTGGTGACAGCAG GTCAAGCATCTTCGATGCCAAGGCCGGAATTGCTTTGAACGAGAACTTTGTGAAGCTTGTGTCGTGGTACGACAACGAATGGGGTTACAG TTCCCGTGTTGTTGACTTGATTGTCCACATTGCTTCCCAATgctaa